Proteins from a genomic interval of Clostridium scatologenes:
- a CDS encoding ABC transporter permease: MIILERVLKIITLDIRKKGFFKNLMISLFVVACILFLICTKGEVSIIPKIMLQIISYILLVVFSFSLTQEFSNKTDKMIFTGIFSRIEIMFSKLSSFIIAAMVCFIFYEILSIVCNTFNSKMLLNNLYSFIVFAFTLGTFELLISVFTSNFLLAGIIGYVLYFDLILALLNQALGSGRSEAVKQVIRSLPFYIANTGFYSGGYTVNQSIIMICCGVLFLISACAVIYRKDI, from the coding sequence GTGATTATTTTGGAACGAGTTTTAAAGATTATTACATTAGATATAAGGAAAAAAGGTTTTTTTAAGAATTTAATGATTTCTTTATTTGTTGTAGCTTGTATTTTGTTTTTAATTTGTACAAAAGGTGAAGTGTCAATAATACCTAAAATAATGTTGCAGATAATATCGTATATACTTTTAGTTGTTTTTAGTTTTTCATTAACACAGGAATTTTCGAATAAAACAGATAAGATGATATTTACAGGTATATTCAGTAGAATAGAAATAATGTTTTCTAAATTGAGCAGCTTTATAATTGCAGCTATGGTATGCTTTATATTTTATGAAATTTTATCAATTGTTTGCAATACTTTCAATTCAAAAATGCTGCTTAATAATTTATATTCATTTATTGTCTTTGCATTTACTTTAGGTACTTTTGAATTGTTAATTTCGGTTTTTACTTCTAATTTTTTACTTGCTGGAATTATCGGTTATGTGTTGTATTTTGATTTGATATTAGCACTTTTAAACCAAGCTTTAGGATCAGGTAGAAGTGAAGCTGTAAAGCAGGTTATAAGAAGTTTACCTTTTTATATAGCTAATACTGGATTTTACAGTGGAGGATATACTGTAAATCAATCTATTATTATGATATGCTGTGGAGTATTATTTTTAATATCAGCCTGTGCTGTAATTTATAGAAAGGACATATAG
- a CDS encoding ABC transporter ATP-binding protein has product MNSSILKLSKITKKYKNTNVLDNINMTIKKGQIYGLIGLNGAGKSTLIRIITGLVSEDSGSVELFGEHEKNKIQLNRKRIGAIIEIPALYENKTVYENIHINRIQKGIPGEDCIEKVLNMVGLNDIKDKKVKTLSLGTKQILGIAMALLGEPEFLILDEPINGLDPIRIIEIRELLKKLNEEYGVTMLISSHILGELYHIANHYGIIHKGKLIEEITIDELNDRCKKFIHIKVDNAANAAVILNKKLNTLNYNVLPSNVIKLYDYIEESGKVTEILVKEGITVEQIMPMGEDLETYFSEVIGGLENV; this is encoded by the coding sequence ATGAATAGTTCAATTTTGAAGCTTAGCAAAATTACTAAAAAATATAAAAATACTAATGTACTTGATAATATAAATATGACAATAAAAAAGGGACAAATATATGGTCTTATTGGTTTAAATGGAGCAGGAAAAAGTACATTAATAAGAATTATAACAGGACTTGTGTCAGAAGATAGTGGCAGCGTTGAATTATTTGGTGAACATGAAAAGAATAAAATACAACTTAATAGAAAAAGAATAGGTGCTATTATAGAGATTCCAGCACTTTATGAAAATAAAACGGTTTATGAAAATATTCATATTAATAGAATTCAAAAGGGTATACCAGGAGAAGATTGTATAGAAAAAGTACTAAATATGGTAGGCTTAAATGACATAAAGGATAAAAAAGTAAAAACATTATCTTTAGGAACTAAACAGATATTAGGAATAGCCATGGCATTACTTGGTGAACCAGAATTTTTAATTTTAGATGAACCCATTAACGGACTAGATCCAATTAGAATAATTGAAATACGTGAATTATTAAAGAAATTAAATGAAGAATATGGAGTTACAATGCTTATTTCTAGTCATATATTAGGAGAACTTTATCATATTGCAAATCATTATGGAATAATTCATAAGGGTAAACTAATAGAAGAAATAACAATAGATGAATTAAATGATAGATGCAAAAAATTTATTCATATTAAAGTTGATAATGCCGCTAATGCTGCTGTCATACTAAATAAGAAATTGAATACGTTAAATTATAATGTTTTGCCTAGCAATGTTATTAAATTATATGATTATATAGAGGAATCAGGAAAAGTAACAGAGATTCTTGTAAAAGAAGGAATCACAGTAGAACAAATAATGCCCATGGGGGAAGATTTAGAAACATATTTTTCTGAAGTTATAGGAGGTTTAGAAAATGTCTAA
- a CDS encoding ABC transporter permease, translating into MSNLFKVEFYKLKTSKIFYLTMFLNLLQGIAIYAFSENFKLMSGKQAFTFILSIQSSLALDILIGIFASDYIVTEFTSGYIKNLISYGHKRIDIFVSKSIVYYIGIIVITFIPALVLSSINTKVNGYGEIFNLYSIIFLIKLFLIIMIIYIAIGSIFVLTAFISRNANITIIVIVFLDFANRILDIIAVQKKSLEWIFYKSIFAQPGIVLSDKATTSEILQAVLISLVIIVATTVIGIYVFNKSDIK; encoded by the coding sequence ATGTCTAATTTGTTTAAGGTAGAATTTTATAAATTAAAAACTTCAAAAATATTTTATTTAACTATGTTTTTGAATTTACTTCAAGGTATTGCAATTTATGCATTTTCAGAAAATTTTAAATTGATGAGTGGAAAACAAGCATTTACATTTATACTTTCAATACAAAGTTCATTAGCCTTAGATATTTTAATAGGAATTTTTGCTTCTGACTATATAGTTACAGAATTTACATCAGGATATATTAAAAATTTAATTTCCTATGGACATAAAAGAATTGATATTTTTGTGTCAAAAAGTATAGTTTATTATATTGGTATTATAGTTATAACATTTATACCAGCATTAGTACTATCCTCCATAAATACAAAAGTAAATGGATATGGAGAAATATTTAACCTTTATTCCATAATATTTTTAATAAAATTATTTTTAATTATAATGATTATATATATAGCTATAGGAAGTATATTTGTTCTAACAGCATTTATATCTAGAAATGCTAATATTACTATTATTGTAATTGTGTTTTTAGATTTTGCTAATAGAATTCTTGATATAATAGCTGTTCAAAAAAAATCATTGGAATGGATTTTCTATAAAAGTATATTTGCACAACCAGGTATTGTGCTATCAGATAAAGCTACGACATCTGAAATCTTACAAGCAGTACTTATATCGTTAGTAATTATAGTAGCAACTACAGTAATAGGCATTTATGTGTTTAATAAATCAGATATTAAATAA
- a CDS encoding aspartate/glutamate racemase family protein translates to MKKIGLIGGMSFESSLDYYKIINETTQLKLGGLHSAECLMYSVDFQRIEELQHENKWEELTDIMVSIAKKLKDAGADFIVICTNTMHKMANAIESRVGIKVLHIAEATGYKIIEKKLKKVALLGTKFTMEQDFYKKVLKEKFNIDVIIPNESDRNIIHEIIYTELCKGITNDSSKEKYKKIIKNLGLNGAEGVILGCTEIPLLIKQEDVDIPVFDTTTIHAVSAVEFALK, encoded by the coding sequence TTGAAAAAAATTGGTTTGATTGGTGGAATGAGCTTTGAATCATCCCTAGATTATTATAAAATTATAAATGAAACTACTCAATTAAAATTAGGAGGACTTCACTCTGCTGAATGCTTAATGTATTCAGTGGACTTTCAAAGAATAGAAGAATTGCAGCATGAAAATAAATGGGAAGAGTTAACTGACATTATGGTGAGTATTGCTAAAAAACTTAAAGATGCAGGTGCAGATTTTATTGTAATATGCACCAATACAATGCATAAAATGGCAAATGCTATAGAAAGTAGAGTAGGAATAAAAGTTTTACATATAGCTGAAGCAACTGGTTATAAGATAATTGAAAAAAAACTAAAAAAAGTTGCATTGCTTGGAACTAAATTTACTATGGAACAAGATTTTTATAAAAAAGTATTAAAAGAAAAGTTTAATATTGATGTAATCATTCCAAATGAATCCGACAGAAATATAATTCATGAAATTATCTATACTGAACTATGTAAAGGCATAACAAATGATTCTTCAAAAGAAAAATATAAAAAAATAATAAAAAATCTAGGATTAAATGGCGCTGAAGGAGTAATACTAGGTTGTACAGAAATACCCCTGCTTATAAAACAAGAAGATGTTGATATTCCAGTTTTTGATACAACAACAATACATGCTGTTTCTGCAGTTGAATTTGCCTTAAAATAA
- a CDS encoding PLP-dependent aminotransferase family protein, which produces MKINIERNSKTALYLQIKNQIKDMIYLKRLPLDYILPSERELAKTLHVNRSTVVKAYEELKAEGLIDSQIGKGTYIVFCDENTLKNKSPSFRKHLFWDEIYSKNSKNNHNDVISRIMDIGNNKIISFAGGIPSPDLFPKSEFQKVQIKLLKDEVENMFLHSPVTGYKELKKEIKNLMLNREVRISTNNIMITSGSQQGLDLIVRAFVNPNDIILVEEPTFFGAIQLFEALGAEIVAVPVDEYGIKVDALEYLINKLKPKFIYSIPNFQNPTGITMSLERRYELISIIEKYGIPIIEDDPYGELRYEGKDLPPLKALDKNDYVIYLSTFSKVISLGLRVGWIVAPERVINKLGSFKQLTDLHVNTLSQYMICEFLKQGCYENHIKKIKKEYTFKRDLMVNELEKNFTEIEFYKPQGGFYLWCKLPNNVDLNLLLKKSIKNKVNYIPGNFFYAKNKEKSNFIRLNFTYPKRKEIVTGIKQLRNSLDEITKKEM; this is translated from the coding sequence ATGAAAATTAACATTGAAAGAAACAGTAAAACTGCTTTATACCTTCAGATTAAAAATCAAATAAAGGATATGATTTATTTAAAAAGACTTCCTTTAGATTACATATTACCATCTGAAAGAGAGCTTGCAAAAACGTTACATGTCAATAGAAGTACAGTTGTTAAAGCTTATGAAGAACTTAAAGCTGAAGGTCTTATTGATTCACAGATTGGTAAAGGAACCTATATTGTTTTCTGTGATGAAAATACACTAAAAAATAAATCTCCGAGCTTTAGAAAACATTTATTTTGGGATGAAATATACAGTAAAAATTCAAAAAACAATCATAATGATGTTATTAGTAGAATAATGGATATTGGGAATAATAAAATAATTTCCTTTGCTGGTGGTATTCCATCACCTGACCTGTTTCCCAAAAGTGAATTTCAAAAAGTCCAAATAAAATTGTTAAAAGATGAAGTAGAAAACATGTTTTTACACAGCCCAGTAACTGGATACAAGGAACTAAAAAAAGAAATTAAAAATTTGATGCTAAATAGGGAAGTTAGAATATCTACTAACAACATAATGATTACTTCAGGCTCTCAACAAGGATTGGATTTAATCGTACGAGCCTTTGTAAATCCTAATGATATAATTTTAGTAGAAGAACCTACATTCTTTGGTGCTATTCAATTATTTGAAGCTCTAGGTGCTGAAATTGTAGCAGTACCTGTTGATGAATATGGCATTAAAGTTGATGCCCTAGAATACTTAATAAATAAATTAAAACCTAAATTTATTTACAGCATTCCAAATTTTCAAAATCCAACTGGAATTACAATGAGTTTAGAAAGAAGATATGAACTTATCAGCATTATTGAAAAGTATGGTATTCCTATAATTGAGGACGACCCTTATGGTGAACTAAGATATGAAGGAAAAGATTTACCTCCTTTAAAAGCTTTAGATAAAAATGATTATGTCATTTATTTAAGCACATTTTCAAAAGTCATTTCTCTAGGTCTTAGGGTTGGTTGGATAGTTGCACCAGAGAGAGTAATAAATAAATTAGGTTCATTTAAACAATTAACTGATTTACATGTAAATACCTTAAGTCAGTATATGATATGCGAATTTCTAAAGCAAGGCTGCTATGAAAATCATATTAAAAAAATAAAAAAAGAATATACTTTCAAAAGAGATCTAATGGTTAATGAATTAGAAAAAAACTTTACAGAAATAGAGTTTTACAAACCACAAGGAGGGTTCTATCTGTGGTGTAAATTACCAAACAATGTTGATTTAAATTTACTATTAAAAAAATCAATAAAAAATAAAGTAAATTATATTCCCGGAAATTTCTTTTATGCTAAAAATAAAGAAAAAAGTAACTTTATTAGACTAAATTTTACTTATCCAAAAAGAAAAGAAATTGTTACAGGTATAAAACAATTAAGAAATAGTTTAGATGAAATAACAAAAAAGGAGATGTAA
- a CDS encoding nitroreductase family protein, whose amino-acid sequence MNEVLKTIRNRRSIRSYKPDQIKEEELQAIIEAGIYAPTAHNDQPWHFTVIENKEKLDYISKKCKELMAKSEIDWVKNMGLNPNISISYNAPTLIIVSGKKSAMAPKVDCSAAIENLLIAAQSLNIGSVWIGLLTFFFSLEDEVRKLGIPEGYEPYYGVALGYKSSDKEVVAPKRNLNVVNYIK is encoded by the coding sequence ATGAATGAAGTTTTAAAAACAATTAGAAACAGAAGAAGCATACGTTCTTATAAGCCAGATCAAATAAAGGAAGAGGAATTACAAGCTATTATTGAGGCAGGTATTTATGCACCTACTGCACATAACGACCAACCTTGGCATTTTACTGTTATTGAAAATAAAGAAAAACTGGATTATATAAGCAAAAAATGTAAGGAATTAATGGCTAAATCAGAAATTGATTGGGTAAAGAATATGGGGTTAAATCCTAATATAAGCATATCCTATAATGCTCCAACATTGATTATTGTATCTGGCAAAAAAAGTGCTATGGCACCTAAAGTAGACTGTTCAGCAGCAATTGAAAATTTGCTTATTGCTGCACAAAGTTTAAATATAGGTTCTGTTTGGATTGGATTATTAACATTTTTCTTCAGTTTGGAAGATGAGGTAAGGAAACTTGGAATACCTGAAGGATATGAACCTTATTATGGAGTTGCACTTGGCTATAAATCAAGTGATAAAGAGGTAGTTGCACCAAAAAGAAATTTAAATGTAGTTAATTATATCAAGTGA
- a CDS encoding sensor histidine kinase → MVYIIIFLLIACAFLIFRLFYVEGQIKSITNQIVYINANKVDKKITIGLLNKKIEKLAEKINEIIQIKKQSEANKVKLENDLRQTIANMSHDLRTPLTSIIGYIQFLKLDNISEYEKKEYLDIAEKRAKALEALLNDFYELSLIESLDYELNLEKLNINKILQECILGKYTDFINRDINPRIEIPKNSIYIIAEEKSLQRVIENLLSNSVKYAKDNVEVCLKLEKNTAILEVKNTVEDLTLDDVKNIFNRFYMADKIRSGKGTGLGLAIVRGLVHKMNGSIAADIREDVLSICCRFQKV, encoded by the coding sequence GTGGTATACATAATTATATTTTTATTAATTGCATGTGCATTTTTGATTTTTCGTTTGTTTTACGTAGAAGGACAAATAAAAAGCATAACAAATCAGATTGTATATATTAATGCAAACAAAGTGGATAAAAAGATAACCATAGGATTATTAAACAAAAAAATTGAAAAGTTGGCTGAGAAAATAAATGAAATTATACAAATAAAAAAGCAAAGTGAAGCAAATAAGGTTAAGCTTGAAAATGATTTAAGACAAACTATTGCAAATATGTCTCATGACCTTAGAACGCCTTTAACATCAATAATAGGATATATTCAGTTTTTAAAATTAGATAATATAAGTGAATATGAAAAGAAGGAGTATTTAGATATAGCAGAAAAAAGGGCGAAGGCATTGGAAGCTTTGCTAAATGATTTTTATGAACTGTCTTTAATAGAATCATTAGATTATGAATTGAATTTAGAAAAATTGAATATTAATAAAATATTACAAGAATGTATATTAGGAAAATATACTGATTTCATAAATAGAGATATAAATCCAAGAATAGAAATACCTAAAAATAGTATATATATTATAGCTGAAGAAAAATCTTTGCAGCGTGTAATTGAAAACTTATTAAGTAATAGTGTTAAATATGCAAAAGATAATGTAGAAGTATGTTTAAAATTAGAAAAGAATACTGCAATATTAGAAGTGAAAAATACTGTTGAGGATTTGACTTTAGATGATGTGAAAAATATTTTTAATAGATTTTATATGGCAGATAAAATACGAAGTGGAAAAGGAACTGGTCTTGGACTTGCTATTGTAAGGGGATTAGTCCATAAGATGAATGGTAGTATAGCAGCAGATATTAGAGAGGATGTATTAAGTATTTGTTGTAGATTTCAAAAAGTATAA
- a CDS encoding DEAD/DEAH box helicase has translation MNLKELEEIIFKPSSNFMRKSGEKIFKRGLVSNIKGKNINNTYHIYGDVSQGANEKKFKTYIKINLLNKKLEDVSCSCSDFKEISRSKKLFMCEHLTASAYKFLNFFYKKKTVKKDLCKNSKKIIVNIDVKITCKSWKGSTSYELEFRLGKEHKYLITNIKSFISQIDNKTSIPFGSQFTYNPIKYTIHPESMKIICFIREYIHRNKGALISARNLVIKPNELRGFLQYVCGSKIVFKYNAIEYKTFVINEDLPLSFTLKERNDYFVLTTHKKLPIALNENKDIYFLNDKLYLPSNNQINKYVPLYNKFKMENEVLYEKTIENYKKIIIVLSSISKDVTVSESVKRFGSSSFKLDFLIYEENSNIYCDAFIIYNQEKFNILENADNKEKLIRNFNKEEKVIMKLEYYKFIKRENRFMFIGNDEDFFHILRNSKDSIHSLGNVIIGDGLKNKVYNSSSIKLDLYEEKGYFKLNYNIGDVEVNEFNNIFQSYKSNNEFYKTKHNKFIDFEDEGIISLFNLIQVLNINENIEDTIIIDKNKALYVKEGLENRNFRFTRGEEILRNIEARLKGINHDKVSVPSNLKTELRKYQFNGLKWFKNLSELELGGILADEMGLGKTVQTIAFIMSEENKKTLIITPTSLIYNWKDEIERFAPDLNVGIAYGSSVKYEKIIDEHEVILTTYGTLKNNIDEYENIEFDYCIIDEAQNIKNPLAQVTRTVKHIKARVKFALTGTPIENNLVELWSIFDFIMPGYLYSKEIFEKKFILDDDCDLDNIKLLIKPFILRRTKKEVIEDLPDKIEKKILVEMTLAQKSIYNSYIKGIREKVKNNYQGKIEVFSYLTKLRQICLDPSIIFDEYKGGNGKLKVALSLVKEHITSDGKVLLFSQFTSVLKKIGEVLKADDIEYFYLDGSTKSKERIKLVNEFNSCTKVKVFLISLKAGGTGLNLTSANLVIHFDPWWNPAVEDQATDRAHRIGQKNVVEVTKLVARGTIEEKIILLQEHKKELIHNIITGELKNSNVINKLSKEELIQLFDRC, from the coding sequence ATGAATTTAAAGGAATTGGAAGAAATAATTTTCAAACCATCATCTAATTTTATGAGAAAAAGCGGGGAAAAGATATTTAAACGAGGATTGGTTTCAAATATAAAAGGAAAAAACATAAACAATACGTACCACATATATGGAGATGTGAGTCAAGGTGCTAATGAAAAAAAGTTTAAAACATATATAAAAATAAACTTGTTAAACAAAAAATTAGAGGATGTAAGCTGTAGTTGCAGTGATTTTAAAGAAATTTCCCGAAGTAAGAAGTTATTTATGTGTGAACATCTAACAGCTAGTGCATATAAATTTTTGAACTTTTTTTATAAGAAGAAAACTGTAAAAAAGGATTTATGCAAAAATAGTAAAAAAATTATAGTAAATATAGATGTAAAGATAACTTGCAAGTCATGGAAGGGAAGTACTAGTTATGAATTGGAATTTAGATTGGGTAAAGAACATAAATATTTGATTACTAACATAAAGAGTTTTATTTCGCAGATAGATAACAAAACAAGTATTCCTTTTGGCAGTCAATTCACTTATAATCCTATTAAATATACTATTCATCCTGAAAGTATGAAAATTATATGCTTTATTAGAGAATATATTCATAGAAATAAAGGAGCATTGATATCAGCAAGGAATTTAGTAATTAAGCCTAATGAATTAAGAGGATTTCTGCAGTATGTTTGTGGAAGTAAAATTGTATTTAAATACAATGCTATAGAATATAAAACATTTGTAATAAATGAAGATTTACCTCTTAGTTTTACACTTAAAGAGAGAAATGATTATTTTGTATTAACAACTCATAAAAAGCTTCCCATTGCTTTAAATGAAAACAAAGATATATATTTTTTAAATGATAAACTTTATTTGCCGTCAAATAATCAAATTAATAAATATGTTCCTTTATATAACAAATTTAAAATGGAAAATGAAGTTTTGTATGAAAAGACTATAGAAAATTATAAAAAAATTATTATAGTACTTAGCAGTATATCAAAAGATGTTACTGTTTCAGAGAGTGTAAAAAGGTTTGGATCTAGTTCATTTAAATTAGATTTTTTAATTTATGAGGAAAATTCCAATATCTATTGTGATGCTTTTATAATTTACAACCAGGAAAAATTTAATATATTAGAAAATGCTGATAATAAAGAAAAGCTTATAAGAAATTTTAATAAAGAAGAAAAAGTTATTATGAAACTTGAATACTACAAATTTATAAAAAGAGAAAATCGATTTATGTTTATTGGCAATGATGAAGACTTTTTCCACATTTTGAGAAATAGTAAAGATAGTATACATTCATTAGGCAATGTTATTATAGGGGATGGATTAAAAAATAAGGTTTATAATTCATCATCTATAAAATTGGATTTATATGAAGAAAAGGGATATTTTAAACTTAATTATAATATTGGAGATGTTGAAGTAAATGAATTTAATAACATTTTTCAAAGCTATAAATCTAATAATGAATTTTACAAAACTAAGCATAATAAATTTATAGATTTTGAAGATGAAGGCATAATAAGTTTATTTAATTTAATACAAGTATTAAATATTAATGAAAATATAGAAGATACAATAATTATAGATAAAAATAAAGCTTTATATGTAAAAGAAGGCTTGGAAAATAGAAATTTTAGGTTTACTAGGGGAGAAGAAATATTAAGAAATATAGAAGCTAGGCTTAAAGGTATAAATCATGACAAAGTAAGTGTACCTAGTAATTTAAAAACAGAACTTAGAAAATATCAATTTAACGGGTTAAAGTGGTTTAAAAATTTAAGTGAATTAGAATTAGGTGGTATTTTAGCTGATGAAATGGGTCTTGGTAAAACAGTACAAACAATAGCATTTATTATGTCAGAAGAAAATAAGAAAACTTTAATAATTACTCCGACATCATTAATTTACAATTGGAAAGATGAAATAGAAAGATTTGCACCTGATTTAAATGTGGGAATTGCGTATGGAAGCAGTGTGAAATATGAAAAAATAATAGATGAACATGAAGTAATTTTAACTACTTATGGAACTTTAAAAAATAACATTGATGAATATGAAAATATTGAATTTGATTATTGTATCATTGATGAAGCACAAAATATAAAGAATCCTTTAGCACAAGTTACAAGAACTGTTAAACACATTAAAGCAAGAGTAAAGTTTGCACTTACTGGAACTCCAATTGAAAATAATTTAGTAGAGCTTTGGTCTATATTTGATTTTATAATGCCTGGATATTTGTATTCAAAAGAAATTTTTGAAAAAAAGTTTATTTTGGATGATGATTGTGATTTGGATAATATTAAGTTATTAATCAAACCTTTTATTTTAAGAAGAACTAAAAAGGAAGTTATAGAAGATTTACCAGATAAAATAGAAAAAAAGATATTAGTTGAAATGACATTGGCTCAAAAATCAATATATAATTCTTATATAAAGGGTATTAGGGAAAAAGTAAAAAATAATTATCAAGGGAAAATAGAGGTTTTTTCTTATCTAACGAAGTTAAGACAAATTTGTTTAGATCCATCTATTATATTTGATGAATATAAAGGAGGAAATGGTAAGCTTAAAGTTGCATTATCATTAGTGAAAGAACATATAACTTCTGATGGAAAGGTGCTTTTATTTTCTCAATTTACTTCTGTACTCAAAAAAATAGGAGAAGTCTTAAAAGCAGATGATATCGAATATTTTTATTTAGATGGTTCGACTAAATCTAAGGAAAGAATTAAATTAGTAAATGAATTTAATAGCTGCACAAAAGTAAAGGTATTCTTAATTTCATTAAAGGCTGGAGGGACTGGACTTAATTTAACTTCAGCAAATTTAGTTATTCATTTTGATCCATGGTGGAACCCGGCAGTAGAAGACCAAGCTACGGATAGAGCTCATAGAATAGGGCAAAAAAATGTGGTGGAAGTTACTAAATTAGTTGCAAGAGGAACGATAGAAGAAAAAATAATTTTATTACAAGAGCATAAAAAAGAATTAATTCATAATATTATCACAGGAGAACTTAAAAATAGCAATGTGATAAATAAATTATCAAAAGAAGAATTAATACAACTTTTTGATAGGTGTTAG
- a CDS encoding sodium:solute symporter family protein, which yields MNISFIVVAIYVAILFCISFYARKKASSGAEGYILAGRGLNTTLITVTMVGLAIGGSSTIGVAEQAYKVGLSAGWYTVAWGVGSILMGLIGAKKYRQLNVSTVPEMFERFYDTKGRIVCVIGQIVIQLMITSLQYIAGGAILSSLLPAVFTLKTGMITTAVVFIGITFIGGMWSTGLCNLFNVPLKYMGVIVVTVLAVAFSGGIHNMALKVPNAATYFHPVDGLGLPTIIVWFIVMITECFSLQGVVQVSFCAKDADAARKGYIIGGLLMIPIGFFAAMLGMVARVSYPGVSATMALPMVITSLNPLLAGITLAALWAADISTACNMLLGSATLFSHDIYKRFINENIGEKELMKITKFFVVILGVVTFFIAIQAKGILSLLMMALSLTTAFSIVFIFTTFAPSICRKNSAFNTAVAGIIVLVVWQLVPAVRILPHVIYAEWIVCLITFLITPLFDRKTINALEGIEVALSEN from the coding sequence ATGAATATATCTTTTATAGTTGTAGCTATTTATGTTGCTATACTATTTTGTATTAGTTTTTATGCTAGAAAAAAAGCATCATCAGGGGCAGAAGGTTATATATTAGCAGGTAGGGGATTAAATACTACCCTTATAACTGTTACAATGGTGGGGCTTGCTATAGGAGGCTCATCTACTATAGGTGTAGCTGAACAAGCTTATAAGGTAGGACTTTCAGCAGGATGGTATACTGTTGCATGGGGTGTAGGTTCTATTCTTATGGGATTAATAGGAGCAAAAAAGTATAGACAGTTAAATGTTTCTACAGTACCAGAAATGTTTGAAAGATTTTATGATACTAAAGGAAGAATAGTTTGTGTAATAGGACAAATAGTAATTCAACTTATGATTACTTCACTTCAATATATAGCAGGAGGAGCAATTTTATCTTCATTACTTCCAGCTGTATTTACATTGAAAACAGGAATGATTACTACTGCAGTTGTATTCATAGGAATAACTTTTATTGGGGGTATGTGGTCTACAGGACTTTGTAATTTATTTAATGTACCTTTAAAATATATGGGAGTCATTGTAGTTACAGTGTTAGCAGTAGCTTTTAGTGGTGGAATTCATAATATGGCTTTAAAAGTTCCAAATGCAGCTACTTATTTTCATCCAGTTGATGGATTAGGGTTGCCTACAATAATAGTATGGTTTATAGTAATGATAACAGAATGTTTTTCACTTCAAGGTGTTGTACAAGTTTCCTTTTGTGCAAAGGATGCAGATGCTGCAAGAAAAGGATACATAATAGGAGGGCTTTTAATGATTCCTATTGGTTTCTTTGCAGCAATGCTTGGAATGGTTGCTAGAGTGTCATATCCAGGTGTAAGTGCTACTATGGCACTTCCAATGGTTATTACATCTTTAAATCCATTACTTGCAGGTATAACTTTAGCAGCTTTATGGGCAGCTGATATATCAACAGCTTGCAATATGCTTTTGGGTTCAGCAACTTTATTTTCACATGATATATATAAGAGATTTATAAACGAAAATATAGGGGAAAAAGAGCTTATGAAAATTACTAAATTCTTTGTAGTAATTTTAGGAGTAGTAACATTCTTTATAGCTATTCAAGCAAAGGGAATATTGAGTTTATTAATGATGGCTTTAAGCTTAACTACTGCTTTTAGTATAGTATTTATATTTACAACATTTGCACCATCTATTTGTAGAAAAAATTCAGCATTTAATACAGCAGTAGCAGGAATTATAGTGTTAGTAGTATGGCAGTTAGTACCAGCAGTAAGGATATTACCTCATGTCATATATGCAGAATGGATAGTTTGTCTTATAACATTCTTAATAACTCCATTGTTTGATAGAAAAACAATTAATGCTTTGGAAGGAATCGAAGTGGCATTAAGTGAAAATTAA